Proteins encoded within one genomic window of Bacteroidota bacterium:
- a CDS encoding phosphoenolpyruvate synthase, which produces MRYFLNTEKECAKDFVVGGKARNLFRMAEIGMNVPKFAVIPQEELISLVPEDIRNSDYKSIIDFIDRISIPEEFIRKIRADFPGTEYFAVRSSAIDEDGSEFSFAGQFESHLFVKEENIAAKIKRVWCSAFSERVFEYRKNNKLEQKFGIAVIIQEMIDAEVAGVAFGINPMNGNKNEKLISSVYGLGEGLVSGELNSDNYTLTREKINSQLTEKTHKIILDSESSGGTRMAEVEKVKQNIASLDEQKVYGIGRILDQLFSEYKKPQDIEFAFRSGELFLLQARPITTLNKFNDQSGDYILWDNSNIIESYPGITTPLTFSFISKSYEGAYRLFGGFMGVSEKTQKQNERVFANTLGLINGRVYYNLKTWYHMLAMLPGYSINARFMEKMMGVKERFDIPETYRLTKGKAWWSIVKMIGRMYMRFISLPRKRRAFMKLLNETISHYKKINYSEKNANELMQLYLEFERTLLNEWKAPLLNDFFAMIWFGLLQKRCVKYGLSKKNQNIHNDLLCGSSDIISIQPIHRSIALATSISSDEELKKLFIHENEKTIWKNLSENKAEKYRELKTEIDRYISDFGERCIGELKLETVSYTQDPAKFIKILKSYVETGITLKTTSGKIEEELRANAEKEVNATLQYNIYRKWKLKRTLSKARALVSSRENLRYERTRAFGIVREIFSNMGTRFYSDGIIENARDIFYLTREEIFCFIEGTSVTQNIKALIQLRKTEFENYQKQDIPSERFATYGTVYHANDFFSLSRVNKVEGDLKGIGCCPGRVKAKVKVILNPDEVSSLDGDILVTSSTDPGWVTLFPSASGIIVERGSLLSHSAIVSREMGKPCIVSVTGLLKTLKTGDEIEMDGSSGEIKIIQKA; this is translated from the coding sequence ATGCGTTATTTTTTAAATACTGAAAAAGAGTGTGCGAAAGATTTTGTCGTTGGCGGCAAAGCGAGAAATCTTTTTCGCATGGCAGAGATCGGGATGAACGTTCCTAAATTCGCGGTGATCCCGCAGGAAGAATTGATTTCACTTGTTCCGGAAGATATCAGGAACTCTGATTACAAAAGTATCATTGATTTTATTGATCGTATCAGCATTCCGGAAGAATTCATCAGAAAGATCCGTGCTGATTTTCCGGGTACAGAATATTTTGCTGTGCGTTCTTCTGCAATTGACGAGGACGGAAGTGAATTTTCTTTCGCGGGGCAATTTGAAAGTCATTTGTTTGTAAAAGAAGAAAATATTGCTGCAAAAATAAAAAGAGTATGGTGCTCGGCTTTTTCCGAAAGAGTTTTTGAATACAGGAAAAACAATAAGCTGGAGCAGAAATTCGGAATTGCAGTTATCATCCAGGAAATGATTGATGCGGAAGTTGCCGGTGTTGCCTTCGGGATAAATCCCATGAATGGAAACAAAAATGAAAAACTGATCAGTTCGGTATATGGTTTGGGTGAGGGCCTTGTATCCGGCGAACTGAATTCAGATAATTATACATTAACCCGGGAAAAAATAAATTCGCAACTTACCGAAAAGACACATAAAATTATTCTTGATTCAGAAAGTTCCGGTGGAACCAGGATGGCCGAGGTTGAAAAAGTGAAACAGAACATCGCTTCGCTGGATGAGCAGAAAGTTTACGGGATCGGCAGGATTCTCGACCAGCTTTTTTCCGAATATAAAAAACCACAGGACATTGAATTTGCTTTCAGATCCGGTGAATTGTTCCTGTTGCAGGCAAGGCCGATAACTACACTAAATAAATTCAATGATCAGAGCGGAGATTACATTCTCTGGGATAACAGTAATATCATTGAATCTTATCCGGGAATTACCACGCCGCTTACTTTTTCTTTTATCAGCAAATCGTACGAGGGCGCTTACCGGCTTTTTGGTGGCTTTATGGGCGTGAGTGAAAAAACCCAGAAACAAAATGAAAGAGTATTTGCGAATACACTCGGGTTGATTAACGGAAGAGTTTATTATAATTTAAAAACATGGTATCACATGCTCGCTATGCTGCCCGGCTATAGCATTAATGCGCGTTTCATGGAAAAAATGATGGGTGTGAAAGAGCGGTTTGATATTCCGGAAACCTACCGTTTGACGAAAGGAAAAGCATGGTGGAGCATTGTAAAAATGATCGGGAGAATGTATATGCGGTTCATTTCTCTTCCCCGGAAAAGAAGAGCGTTCATGAAGTTGCTTAATGAAACTATTTCTCATTATAAGAAAATCAATTACAGCGAGAAAAATGCGAATGAACTGATGCAATTGTATCTCGAATTCGAAAGAACATTGCTGAATGAATGGAAAGCGCCATTATTGAATGACTTTTTTGCGATGATCTGGTTTGGCCTTCTTCAGAAACGATGCGTGAAATATGGCCTGAGCAAAAAAAATCAGAACATTCACAACGATCTTCTCTGTGGCAGCAGCGACATTATTTCCATTCAACCCATTCATCGCAGTATAGCTCTTGCCACTTCTATTTCATCCGATGAAGAATTAAAAAAGTTATTCATCCATGAAAATGAAAAAACAATCTGGAAAAACCTTTCAGAAAATAAAGCGGAAAAATACCGTGAACTGAAAACAGAGATTGACCGGTATATTTCTGATTTCGGAGAACGCTGCATTGGTGAACTTAAACTTGAAACAGTTTCTTACACGCAGGATCCGGCTAAATTCATTAAAATATTAAAATCCTATGTTGAAACCGGCATTACGCTGAAAACCACATCAGGGAAAATAGAAGAAGAACTCCGCGCAAATGCGGAGAAGGAAGTCAATGCAACACTTCAATATAATATTTACAGAAAATGGAAGTTGAAAAGAACGTTGAGCAAAGCCCGTGCGCTGGTCAGTTCGAGGGAAAATCTCCGTTATGAACGGACCAGAGCTTTCGGAATTGTACGCGAAATATTTTCGAATATGGGAACCCGGTTTTATTCCGATGGGATCATTGAAAACGCGCGGGATATTTTTTATCTCACACGGGAAGAAATATTCTGCTTTATCGAAGGAACCTCCGTAACACAGAATATAAAAGCGCTGATTCAACTGAGGAAAACGGAATTTGAAAATTATCAGAAACAGGATATTCCGTCAGAAAGATTCGCAACCTATGGAACCGTTTACCACGCGAATGATTTTTTCAGTCTGAGCAGGGTGAATAAAGTAGAAGGAGATCTGAAAGGAATCGGGTGTTGCCCCGGCAGGGTAAAAGCAAAAGTGAAAGTAATATTGAATCCCGATGAAGTTTCTTCTCTTGATGGAGATATACTTGTAACATCCAGCACTGATCCGGGTTGGGTGACACTTTTTCCAAGTGCATCCGGAATAATTGTGGAGCGCGGAAGTTTACTGAGTCATTCCGCCATCGTCTCACGCGAAATGGGAAAACCCTGCATCGTTTCGGTTACGGGACTGCTCAAGACTTTAAAAACAGGAGACGAAATAGAAATGGACGGCAGTAGCGGAGAAATAAAAATAATTCAGAAAGCATGA
- a CDS encoding AMP-binding protein has protein sequence MKNNFNIVDLFFESAERDPQKTAIIYKGQKISFGEFRKQITDTAAYFMSKGICKGDRVMIFVPMSFDLYRIVLALFRIGATAVFLDEWVSKKRMEECCKVAGCKVFIGIFKARILSFFSSELKKIPIHLGVNYSAPVSPVAFPATSREDTALITFTTGSTGTPKAAKRTHGFLQVQFNALLTKINPAEDDIDMPVLPIVLLINLGSGTTSVIADFKAGKPGSLQPEKIIGQLESNSVNRITASPFFVKEISRYVIKNKILLPHLKKIFTGGAPVFPGEAIIYRNAFPDAAVQIVYGSTEAEPISSIDVKELVQSADRISERGLNVGKPDKNTTVKVIQITEENIAVTSEQELNALEVPETVIGEIIVSGDHVLTEYFNNPEGLRRNKIFIGENCWHRTGDSGYLGKNGNLFLTGRCATLITKGGKIIAPFIYENIFQTIPGIEMGTVMMLGEKLTAVLELNDPSQEKAAREKAYTYGIEFDKIIFLKKIPRDPRHNSKIDYALLRLQLRSSAK, from the coding sequence ATGAAAAATAATTTCAACATAGTTGATTTATTCTTTGAGTCTGCGGAACGCGATCCGCAAAAGACCGCAATCATTTATAAGGGACAAAAAATATCGTTTGGAGAATTCCGGAAACAGATTACGGATACCGCCGCTTATTTTATGAGTAAAGGAATCTGTAAAGGCGACCGCGTTATGATTTTTGTTCCTATGAGTTTTGATCTGTACAGAATTGTCCTGGCACTTTTCAGGATCGGCGCTACTGCAGTTTTTCTTGATGAATGGGTGAGCAAAAAAAGAATGGAAGAATGTTGCAAGGTAGCAGGATGCAAAGTATTCATTGGAATATTCAAAGCGAGAATACTCTCGTTTTTTTCATCTGAATTGAAAAAAATTCCGATTCATCTTGGTGTGAATTATTCAGCGCCGGTTTCTCCTGTAGCATTTCCTGCTACTTCCAGGGAGGATACTGCCCTTATTACATTTACAACAGGAAGCACGGGAACTCCTAAAGCCGCAAAACGAACGCATGGTTTTTTGCAAGTGCAATTCAATGCACTACTTACCAAAATTAATCCGGCAGAAGATGATATTGACATGCCTGTTCTACCGATCGTACTTCTTATAAACCTTGGTTCAGGAACAACATCAGTGATAGCCGATTTCAAAGCGGGCAAGCCGGGTTCACTGCAACCGGAAAAAATAATCGGGCAACTTGAATCGAATTCAGTAAACAGGATAACGGCATCTCCGTTTTTTGTGAAAGAAATTTCCAGGTATGTCATTAAAAATAAAATTTTATTGCCGCACCTGAAAAAAATATTCACGGGTGGGGCTCCTGTTTTTCCCGGCGAAGCGATCATTTATCGAAATGCATTTCCCGATGCTGCAGTGCAAATTGTTTACGGTTCCACTGAAGCCGAACCTATCAGTTCAATTGATGTGAAGGAACTTGTGCAAAGTGCAGATAGAATTTCTGAACGTGGACTCAACGTGGGTAAACCGGATAAAAATACAACCGTAAAAGTCATCCAGATCACAGAAGAAAATATTGCGGTGACAAGTGAGCAGGAGTTGAACGCGTTGGAAGTTCCGGAAACTGTGATTGGGGAAATAATTGTAAGTGGCGATCATGTTCTTACAGAATACTTCAACAATCCCGAAGGCCTGAGGAGGAATAAAATATTCATCGGTGAAAATTGCTGGCATCGTACCGGCGACAGCGGCTACCTGGGTAAGAATGGGAATTTATTTTTAACGGGCAGGTGCGCCACCCTGATCACGAAGGGCGGAAAAATTATTGCCCCTTTCATCTATGAAAATATTTTTCAGACTATTCCCGGAATTGAAATGGGAACAGTAATGATGCTCGGTGAAAAATTGACAGCGGTCCTTGAACTTAATGATCCGTCGCAGGAAAAAGCAGCGCGTGAAAAGGCGTACACTTACGGAATTGAATTCGATAAAATTATTTTTCTGAAAAAAATTCCACGCGACCCCAGGCATAATTCAAAAATTGATTACGCTTTGCTCCGATTGCAATTAAGATCCTCTGCAAAATGA
- a CDS encoding cytochrome P450, whose protein sequence is MKSSKTTKLNKKPGPQSIPLIGNAMGFALNPTEFVLKNMRKYGDVVFFKALNFKFALVSNPNYIKQILQENNTNYTKGTGYAPLRLFLGNGLLTSEGDFWLKQRRLQQPAFSRKNIQEYSNTVLHAVGEMLDRWEGMTNENKTINLSLELIKLTSRITGITLLSFDFENEPDEFWHALSYALKYVNNRTRTNPFNLPANFPTPANIKFSKASENIDKVIYRTIEMRRNKVDEYTDLLSMLMKSRDEKTGEGMTDKQLHDEVLTIFLAGHETSADALMWCIYLLARNPDAEEKILIEVKNVAKNKPISFEDLPQLIYTSQVIEESLRLYPPIWLIGRQTIKEDKLGDYIIPEKTDIMICPYVMHRHPAYWNEPDKFDPERFSPENSKNRLPYSYIPFGGGPRLCIGQNFAMMELLITVAAIIRKFRIKIVSGDNVKLGAYITLRPEKDIIVQLEKRKS, encoded by the coding sequence ATGAAAAGTAGTAAGACGACAAAGCTGAATAAGAAACCCGGGCCCCAATCTATTCCACTGATCGGTAACGCGATGGGATTCGCATTGAATCCGACGGAATTTGTTCTTAAAAATATGCGGAAATACGGCGATGTTGTTTTTTTCAAGGCATTGAATTTCAAATTTGCCCTGGTAAGTAATCCGAATTATATCAAGCAAATTTTACAGGAAAATAATACCAACTATACCAAAGGTACCGGCTATGCTCCGCTGCGGCTATTTCTTGGAAATGGATTGCTGACCAGTGAAGGTGATTTCTGGCTGAAACAGCGACGGCTTCAGCAACCTGCATTCAGCAGAAAAAATATCCAGGAATATTCAAATACTGTTCTTCATGCTGTGGGTGAGATGCTCGACCGGTGGGAAGGAATGACGAATGAAAATAAAACGATCAACCTTTCTCTCGAGTTGATCAAACTCACCTCGAGAATAACAGGAATTACGCTGTTGAGTTTTGATTTTGAAAATGAACCGGACGAATTCTGGCATGCATTATCCTACGCACTAAAATATGTGAACAACAGAACACGGACCAATCCGTTTAATCTCCCGGCAAATTTCCCGACCCCTGCGAACATAAAATTTTCGAAAGCTTCTGAAAATATTGATAAAGTAATTTACAGGACCATTGAAATGCGAAGAAATAAAGTGGATGAGTATACTGATCTTTTATCCATGCTGATGAAGTCGCGCGATGAAAAAACAGGGGAGGGGATGACCGATAAACAACTGCACGATGAGGTACTCACCATTTTCCTGGCAGGACATGAAACTTCCGCGGACGCTTTGATGTGGTGCATTTATCTCCTTGCCAGAAACCCTGATGCTGAGGAAAAAATATTAATTGAAGTTAAAAATGTTGCGAAGAACAAACCAATTTCATTCGAGGATTTACCGCAACTGATTTATACTTCTCAGGTAATTGAAGAATCGCTCCGGTTATATCCTCCTATATGGTTGATCGGAAGGCAAACGATCAAGGAAGACAAACTTGGCGATTATATTATTCCGGAGAAGACTGACATTATGATCTGCCCTTATGTGATGCACCGGCATCCCGCATACTGGAATGAACCTGATAAATTTGATCCCGAACGTTTTTCTCCTGAAAATTCAAAAAACAGATTACCCTATTCCTACATTCCATTCGGAGGAGGGCCGAGATTATGCATTGGGCAGAATTTTGCAATGATGGAATTGCTGATAACTGTAGCGGCTATTATCAGGAAATTCAGAATAAAAATTGTGAGCGGAGATAACGTTAAGCTTGGTGCTTATATTACACTTCGCCCTGAAAAAGACATTATCGTTCAACTTGAAAAAAGAAAATCATGA
- a CDS encoding UbiA family prenyltransferase yields MKTGVSENEFSKAEENNASFLKRFYIYQNERFPILGHGILVASFSFSAIAYSRICRGAHGFVDWKIYLAGIFTTISLFLLVRIFDEFKDAEDDAKYRKELPMPRGLLSFRELAIMGISIVILQVTVNLIFFPKILIIYFIIIAYLSLMGKEFFVGEWLKKHQFWYVTSHMFIIPLIDIYSSGLDWLLNGVRAPSGLMFFFAVTYMNGIVLEIGRKIRTPEKEAHGVLSYTSMLGTNRAVILWLFMLLITLVLNVAASIFAGYGMTSFIVLGCVFILCSLPAFLFLRTKTYRLSRMIEYASALWTMAMYLTLGGGPMISKLLFG; encoded by the coding sequence ATGAAAACAGGAGTCAGCGAAAACGAATTCAGTAAAGCAGAAGAGAACAACGCTTCTTTTCTGAAAAGATTTTACATCTATCAGAATGAACGGTTCCCGATACTCGGTCATGGAATATTAGTGGCCTCATTCAGTTTTTCTGCCATTGCGTACTCGCGGATATGCAGGGGCGCACACGGATTTGTAGACTGGAAAATTTATCTCGCAGGAATTTTTACTACGATTTCCCTTTTTCTTCTCGTCAGGATATTTGATGAATTCAAAGATGCGGAGGATGACGCAAAATACAGGAAGGAACTTCCGATGCCGAGAGGATTGCTCTCGTTCAGGGAACTTGCCATTATGGGAATTAGTATTGTAATTCTCCAGGTCACTGTGAACCTGATCTTCTTCCCGAAAATACTGATCATTTATTTTATTATCATCGCTTATTTGTCGCTGATGGGGAAAGAATTTTTTGTGGGCGAATGGCTGAAGAAACACCAGTTCTGGTACGTGACCTCTCACATGTTCATTATTCCGCTCATCGATATTTATTCCAGCGGGCTGGACTGGCTTCTTAATGGTGTGCGCGCCCCATCCGGATTGATGTTCTTTTTTGCAGTGACTTATATGAATGGAATTGTACTGGAGATCGGGAGAAAAATACGCACGCCGGAAAAAGAAGCGCACGGTGTACTCTCCTATACGTCCATGCTTGGAACCAATCGCGCTGTGATACTGTGGCTTTTTATGTTACTCATTACACTTGTCCTTAATGTTGCTGCAAGTATTTTTGCGGGATACGGAATGACGTCATTCATTGTTCTTGGATGTGTTTTTATTTTGTGTTCTCTTCCCGCTTTTCTTTTTCTCCGCACCAAAACATACCGGCTTTCGCGGATGATAGAATACGCTTCCGCTTTATGGACCATGGCCATGTACCTGACGCTGGGAGGCGGTCCCATGATTTCAAAACTACTTTTCGGATGA
- a CDS encoding DUF3419 family protein, with protein sequence MKDDLTERVDFEIIRYANCWEDADILLEGLSPHSGSRILSVGSAGDNSFSMLAADPELVVAVDVNRIQLYLIELKKVAIKKFDHNAVLAFLGFIPSENRKDYFDQVKNDLSDDAKNYWEKNIQTIADGVIYQGKFEKYFQMFSGRVLPWIHSKKTIAELFRDKTDKEQEKFYNEKWNSWRWRMLFRIFFSKYVMGKFGRDPEFLKEVEVPVSEYIFSKAGVHLKTGKAQKNFMLYFIMNRNFGTLLPHYLRKNNFEIIKRNIDRLKIKEGYAQNAITEYGKFHFMNLSNIFEYMDEKHFASTAEELIAGTQQGGKLAYWNLMVPRRISGNFPEKVSYEKETSLALMEKDKGFFYSQFIIDTIK encoded by the coding sequence ATGAAAGACGATTTGACAGAACGCGTCGATTTCGAGATCATCCGCTATGCGAATTGCTGGGAGGATGCTGATATTCTCCTTGAGGGATTGTCACCTCATTCGGGAAGCAGAATTCTCTCGGTCGGTTCGGCAGGTGATAATAGTTTTTCTATGCTTGCAGCAGATCCGGAATTGGTAGTTGCGGTTGATGTGAACAGGATACAGCTCTACCTGATCGAACTCAAGAAAGTTGCTATAAAAAAATTCGATCATAACGCAGTCCTGGCTTTTTTAGGATTTATCCCTTCTGAGAACAGGAAAGATTACTTTGATCAGGTCAAAAATGATTTAAGTGATGATGCAAAAAATTATTGGGAAAAAAATATTCAAACGATCGCGGATGGCGTGATTTACCAGGGGAAATTTGAAAAATATTTCCAAATGTTCAGTGGAAGAGTTCTGCCATGGATCCATTCTAAAAAAACAATAGCAGAATTATTCCGGGATAAAACAGATAAGGAGCAGGAGAAATTCTATAATGAAAAATGGAATTCATGGAGGTGGAGAATGCTGTTCAGGATATTCTTCAGCAAATACGTGATGGGTAAATTCGGAAGGGATCCGGAATTTCTGAAAGAAGTGGAAGTACCTGTTTCGGAATATATTTTCAGCAAGGCAGGCGTGCATTTAAAAACCGGGAAGGCCCAGAAAAATTTCATGCTTTATTTTATCATGAATCGGAACTTCGGGACATTGTTGCCCCACTATCTCCGGAAAAATAATTTCGAAATAATAAAACGGAATATAGACCGGTTGAAGATAAAAGAAGGTTATGCCCAGAACGCGATCACTGAATACGGAAAATTTCATTTTATGAATCTTTCCAACATATTTGAATATATGGATGAGAAACATTTTGCTTCAACGGCGGAAGAGTTGATTGCCGGCACGCAACAGGGAGGGAAACTTGCTTATTGGAACCTGATGGTTCCGCGCAGAATATCCGGAAATTTTCCTGAGAAAGTTTCCTATGAGAAAGAAACGTCTCTTGCTTTGATGGAAAAAGACAAAGGTTTTTTCTATAGCCAGTTCATCATCGATACAATAAAATGA
- a CDS encoding phosphatidate cytidylyltransferase has translation MSKDIIHTAILAASFLLLFGLAEILYHKFKVKVELTRKLVHFGTGLLTLLFPLMLSNQWFVLFLCGSFAFILLASLKFNLLKSINAIERSSFGSILYPVSVYGCYLVYNYYTNKSGRTPDQYIYFYLPILTLAICDPMAALFGKKYPYGKFTIGKDTKTIVGTGAFFISSVLLSIVMLVCSGKYSSGTFHLLLLAAGIALSACVVEAVSGKGSDNITIPACVITILIFFL, from the coding sequence ATGAGCAAAGACATTATTCATACGGCCATTCTTGCGGCATCCTTTCTCCTGCTTTTCGGGTTGGCGGAAATTCTTTACCATAAATTTAAAGTAAAGGTTGAACTCACCAGAAAGCTCGTTCATTTCGGAACAGGACTGCTCACACTGTTATTTCCGCTTATGCTCAGCAATCAATGGTTTGTTCTTTTTCTTTGCGGAAGTTTTGCGTTCATACTACTGGCCAGTTTGAAATTCAATCTGCTCAAATCTATCAATGCAATTGAGCGAAGTTCTTTTGGCAGTATTCTGTATCCGGTTTCCGTTTACGGATGTTATCTTGTATATAATTATTATACAAACAAATCCGGAAGAACGCCGGATCAATACATCTATTTTTATTTGCCGATTCTCACGCTCGCTATTTGTGATCCGATGGCTGCCCTATTCGGAAAAAAATATCCTTACGGAAAATTCACAATCGGGAAGGACACTAAAACAATCGTGGGGACCGGCGCATTTTTTATCAGCAGCGTACTGCTTTCGATCGTGATGCTGGTTTGTTCCGGGAAATATTCTTCTGGTACTTTTCATCTTCTCCTTCTTGCAGCGGGAATAGCTTTATCGGCTTGCGTTGTGGAAGCGGTGAGCGGTAAAGGAAGTGACAACATTACCATTCCTGCCTGTGTAATTACAATTTTAATTTTTTTCTTATGA
- a CDS encoding hydroxymethylglutaryl-CoA reductase, protein MGTSTSRASRAIQILDEHHNIADLIKKIKEKSSQEITHDHFPIEAMASAEGQALRLDYLKKETGKNADCLAGKKIFADTKMLEGNIENYIGMTQVPTGIIGPLRVLGSAAQGDFFVPLATSEGALVASYHRGAKATRLCGGITSICLIEAVQRSPVFKFNNIGELGIFLLWALSKVEEFKKIIEATSQHAKLLDVIPNIEGNNLMITFEYQTGDASGQNMVTICTDEICQYIIANTPVQPVFWFIEGNYSGDKKATSLSFTTVRGKKVTAEVELPKEIVEKVLKTTPKIMAEYWQTSTVGIIQSGAIGAQGHFANGITALFIATGQDVACVSEAAVGITRMEVTSGGNLYACVTLPNLILGTVGGGTALPTQRECLELMDCYGKGKARKLAEICGAVILSGELSIAAALSAGHFSSAHKKLGRKK, encoded by the coding sequence ATGGGAACTTCCACTTCAAGAGCTTCGCGTGCTATTCAGATCCTGGACGAGCATCACAATATTGCAGACCTGATAAAAAAAATAAAAGAAAAATCTTCGCAGGAAATAACGCACGATCATTTTCCTATTGAAGCCATGGCATCTGCAGAAGGACAAGCTCTGCGCCTGGATTACCTGAAAAAAGAAACAGGAAAAAATGCGGATTGCCTTGCCGGAAAAAAAATATTTGCGGATACAAAAATGCTCGAAGGCAATATTGAGAACTACATAGGTATGACGCAGGTTCCGACAGGAATAATAGGCCCGCTGAGAGTTCTTGGTTCTGCAGCACAGGGAGATTTTTTTGTTCCGCTCGCAACAAGTGAAGGAGCGCTCGTGGCCTCTTATCACCGGGGAGCCAAAGCAACCCGTTTGTGCGGCGGAATAACTTCTATTTGTTTAATTGAGGCGGTTCAGCGAAGTCCGGTTTTCAAGTTCAATAACATTGGTGAATTGGGAATTTTTCTACTTTGGGCGCTTTCAAAAGTGGAGGAGTTCAAAAAAATTATTGAGGCAACAAGTCAGCATGCGAAATTATTAGATGTAATTCCGAACATTGAAGGAAATAACCTGATGATCACTTTCGAGTACCAGACCGGTGATGCTTCGGGACAGAATATGGTAACGATATGTACGGATGAAATCTGTCAGTATATCATTGCCAATACGCCGGTGCAACCTGTATTCTGGTTCATTGAAGGAAATTATTCCGGCGATAAGAAAGCTACTTCACTTTCATTCACAACTGTCCGCGGAAAAAAAGTGACGGCCGAAGTGGAGCTGCCGAAAGAAATAGTAGAAAAAGTTCTGAAAACCACTCCTAAGATCATGGCCGAATATTGGCAGACATCAACAGTTGGAATAATTCAAAGCGGCGCAATTGGTGCGCAAGGCCATTTTGCCAATGGAATTACAGCGCTTTTTATTGCAACAGGGCAAGACGTGGCGTGCGTGTCGGAAGCAGCAGTAGGAATTACAAGAATGGAAGTTACTTCCGGTGGAAATTTATATGCATGCGTAACGTTGCCTAATTTGATATTGGGAACTGTAGGAGGCGGAACAGCGTTACCCACGCAAAGAGAATGCCTGGAATTAATGGATTGTTACGGAAAGGGCAAGGCAAGAAAACTTGCTGAAATATGCGGAGCTGTTATTCTTTCCGGTGAACTTTCCATTGCCGCCGCACTTTCTGCAGGACATTTTTCTTCGGCGCACAAAAAACTGGGAAGAAAAAAATGA